The genomic region CTAAAGGAATGGAACGTAGCTATAGTATTACTATCACCAACAACTCACCCAAAAGGCAGATAGTAGAGATTCGCGAAAACATCCCGGTATCGAAAATAGAAGACGTCAAGGTCGAACTTGATAAGAAGAACACCACAAAAGGATATGCGCTGGATAAGTATCGCGGTCTTATAACCTGGAAGCTCAACATCCCTGCTGGCAAAAAAGAAACCATTGATTTTGGCTATACCATCAAACTACCAGAGGACTGGAATATAGGTGTTAGACCCTGACACCAGTTTCAAGCTACTGCTTATGTTTTGTACAACACATTAAATCCAATGCTTGGCGAAATTATCCTAATGTAAAAAATGGTATTTTAATCTCAACTTTTGAACAATATTTCTGGATCGCCGACGGTGTCCTACACCAATGCCAGTGGCCGCGCCAAGTCCCTCGTATGGCTCGTTCATCTTCACTTTACAACTTCGATAAGAGCAGCAGTTGCCAATGACTGTGAGTAGCGAATGAAGCTTATCGACTTCGTGCTGTCGCATGACGCTTCGTTCACGTGCCATACCTACGGTCCTATTGGCGCTACCACGAGAAAAATTTTAGTATCATTCAAATGTTAAAAATCAGCTATCGAAGCCGCCCACTGAATGTGAGCGAGATGTTGCAAGTGCACTCGTAGGGCAACAATAACAAGCTGAATTTGTTTAAGATTTTTCTGAAATGATCAGCATTGG from Deltaproteobacteria bacterium harbors:
- a CDS encoding DUF4139 domain-containing protein, whose protein sequence is MEVSFGIDESFKTERLTIKRVNNDPSFLSSTKGMERSYSITITNNSPKRQIVEIRENIPVSKIEDVKVELDKKNTTKGYALDKYRGLITWKLNIPAGKKETIDFGYTIKLPEDWNIGVRP